One window of the Perca fluviatilis chromosome 5, GENO_Pfluv_1.0, whole genome shotgun sequence genome contains the following:
- the mapk14a gene encoding mitogen-activated protein kinase 14A isoform X1 — MSQKDRPKFYRHEVNKTIWEVPERYQNLSPVGSGAYGSVCSAYDVKTGLKIAVKKLSRPFQSIIHAKRTYREMRLLKHMKHENVIGLLDVFSPATSLKEFTDVYLVTHLMGADLNNIVKCQKLTDDHVQFLIYQILRGLKYIHSADIIHRDLKPSNLAVNEDCELKILDFGLARHTDDEMTGYVATRWYRAPEIMLNWMHYNMTVDIWSVGCIMAELLTGKTLFPGTDHINQLQQIMRLTGTPPASLISRMPSHEARNYISSLPHMPKRNFADVFIGANPLAVDLLEKMLVLDTDKRITAAEALAHPYFAQYHDPDDEPEAELYDQSFESRELEIEEWKRLTYEELCSFEPPIFDEDDME; from the exons ATGTCGCAGAAAGATAGACCCAAGTTTTATCGGCATGAGGTCAACAAGACGATATGGGAAGTCCCGGAGCGCTACCAAAACCTGTCCCCGGTTGGCTCTGGCGCCTACGGATCCGTGTG ttCTGCATATGATGTGAAGACTGGTTTGAAGATAGCTGTGAAGAAGCTCTCTCGGCCATTTCAGTCCATCATCCATGCCAAGAGAACATATAGAGAGATGCGGTTGCTGAAGCACATGAAACATGAAAAT GTGATTGGCCTCCTAGATGTCTTCAGCCCTGCTACAAGTCTGAAGGAATTCACTGATGT GTATCTTGTGACTCACTTAATGGGGGCAGATCTCAACAACATAGTGAAATGTCAGAAACTCACAGATGACCATGTGCAGTTCCTCATATACCAgatcctcagagggttaaag TATATCCACTCAGCAGACATCATTCACAGA GATCTGAAACCTAGTAACCTGGCAGTAAATGAAGACTGTGAGCTTAAG ATTTTGGACTTTGGTTTGGCGCGGCACACTGATGATGAGATGACGGGCTATGTGGCCACCCGCTGGTACCGCGCACCAGAGATAATGCTGAACTGGATGCATTACAACATGACAG TGGATATTTGGTCAGTGGGCTGTATAATGGCAGAACTCCTCACGGGAAAAACTCTATTTCCTGGAACCGACC ATATAAACCAGCTTCAGCAGATAATGCGTCTAACAGGAACACCCCCAGCATCTCTCATAAGCAGGATGCCCAGCCATGAG GCCAGGAACTACATCAGCTCCTTGCCACACATGCCCAAGAGGAACTTTGCTGATGTGTTCATTGGTGCCAACCCACTAG CTGTGGACCTTCTGGAGAAAATGCTGGTTCTGGACACAGACAAGCGGATAACCGCAGCCGAGGCTCTGGCTCACCCCTACTTTGCTCAGTACCACGACCCAGATGACGAGCCCGAGGCTGAGCTGTACGACCAGAGCTTTGAGAGCCGCGAGCTGGAGATTGAAGAGTGGAAAC GATTAACCTACGAAGAGTTGTGTAGTTTTGAGCCACCTATTTTCGATGAGGACGACATGGAGTAA
- the mapk14a gene encoding mitogen-activated protein kinase 14A isoform X2 → MSQKDRPKFYRHEVNKTIWEVPERYQNLSPVGSGAYGSVCSAYDVKTGLKIAVKKLSRPFQSIIHAKRTYREMRLLKHMKHENVIGLLDVFSPATSLKEFTDVYLVTHLMGADLNNIVKCQKLTDDHVQFLIYQILRGLKYIHSADIIHRDLKPSNLAVNEDCELKILDFGLARHTDDEMTGYVATRWYRAPEIMLNWMHYNMTVDIWSVGCIMAELLTGKTLFPGTDHIDQLKLILLLVGTPGPELLMKISSESARNYISSLPHMPKRNFADVFIGANPLAVDLLEKMLVLDTDKRITAAEALAHPYFAQYHDPDDEPEAELYDQSFESRELEIEEWKRLTYEELCSFEPPIFDEDDME, encoded by the exons ATGTCGCAGAAAGATAGACCCAAGTTTTATCGGCATGAGGTCAACAAGACGATATGGGAAGTCCCGGAGCGCTACCAAAACCTGTCCCCGGTTGGCTCTGGCGCCTACGGATCCGTGTG ttCTGCATATGATGTGAAGACTGGTTTGAAGATAGCTGTGAAGAAGCTCTCTCGGCCATTTCAGTCCATCATCCATGCCAAGAGAACATATAGAGAGATGCGGTTGCTGAAGCACATGAAACATGAAAAT GTGATTGGCCTCCTAGATGTCTTCAGCCCTGCTACAAGTCTGAAGGAATTCACTGATGT GTATCTTGTGACTCACTTAATGGGGGCAGATCTCAACAACATAGTGAAATGTCAGAAACTCACAGATGACCATGTGCAGTTCCTCATATACCAgatcctcagagggttaaag TATATCCACTCAGCAGACATCATTCACAGA GATCTGAAACCTAGTAACCTGGCAGTAAATGAAGACTGTGAGCTTAAG ATTTTGGACTTTGGTTTGGCGCGGCACACTGATGATGAGATGACGGGCTATGTGGCCACCCGCTGGTACCGCGCACCAGAGATAATGCTGAACTGGATGCATTACAACATGACAG TGGATATTTGGTCAGTGGGCTGTATAATGGCAGAACTCCTCACGGGAAAAACTCTATTTCCTGGAACCGACC ACATTGATCAGTTGAAGCTAATCTTGCTGCTCGTCGGAACACCAGGGCCCGAACTCTTGATGAAAATATCTTCAGAGTCT GCCAGGAACTACATCAGCTCCTTGCCACACATGCCCAAGAGGAACTTTGCTGATGTGTTCATTGGTGCCAACCCACTAG CTGTGGACCTTCTGGAGAAAATGCTGGTTCTGGACACAGACAAGCGGATAACCGCAGCCGAGGCTCTGGCTCACCCCTACTTTGCTCAGTACCACGACCCAGATGACGAGCCCGAGGCTGAGCTGTACGACCAGAGCTTTGAGAGCCGCGAGCTGGAGATTGAAGAGTGGAAAC GATTAACCTACGAAGAGTTGTGTAGTTTTGAGCCACCTATTTTCGATGAGGACGACATGGAGTAA